A single Osmerus mordax isolate fOsmMor3 chromosome 9, fOsmMor3.pri, whole genome shotgun sequence DNA region contains:
- the mta1 gene encoding metastasis-associated protein MTA1, which translates to MAANMYRVGDYVYFENSSSNPLLIRRIEELNKTANGNVEAKVVCFFRRRDISSTLIALADKHARELEEEMENPEIVDLPEKQKHQLRHRELFLSRQLESLPATHIRGKCCVTLLNETEALKSYLDREDAFFYSLVYDPQQKTLLADKGEIRVGNKYQADITDLLPEGEDDGRELTKLEERVWDPSSVLTEKQIDQFLVVARSVGTFARALDCSSSVRQPSLHMSAAAASRDITLFHAMDTLHKTGYDMTRAIAALVPQGGPVLCRDEMEEWSASEANLFEEALEKYGKDFTDIQQDFLPWKSLTSIIEYYYMWKTTDRYVQQKRLKAAEAESKLKQVYIPNYNKPNPNQLSGSSVKPGLVNGAAPPAAVPPAAPAAPAAPAAPGAPGAPGAPGAPGAPAAVPGAPGQTPGLGRACESCYTSSSYQWYSWGPPNMQCRLCASCWTYWKKYGGLKMPTRLDGERPGPNRNNMSPHGLPMRHSGSPKSAVKTRQAFYLQTTAVTRAARRLCQDIIRPRFLARHPYLPLNAAIVKAECALRLPDMPKKVVPLKPGVRKPLETVVRYLEAHPCPPRPDPPRGPTISTGSLTPIKSSPILNNGSPTILGKRTYEQHNGQEGTKPKTMTPQWDIMGKRVAEPGRASGPPMQDEVHELD; encoded by the exons ATGGCAGCGAACATGTACCGGGTTGGAG atTATGTGTACTTTGAGAACTCATCCAGTAACCCACTGCTCATCAGGAGAATAGAGGAGCTCAACAAG ACGGCCAATGGGAACGTTGAGGCCAAAGTGGTGTGTTTCTTCCGACGCAGGGACATCTCCAGTACACTCATCGCCCTGGCGGACAAGCACGCCA gggagctggaggaggagatggagaatccTGAGATCGTGGACCTGCctgagaaacagaaacaccagttgagacacagagagctgtTCCTCTCTCGCCAGCTAGAGTCTCTACCTGCAACTCACATCag GGGAAAGTGTTGCGTGACCCTGCTAAATGAGACGGAGGCTCTGAAGTCGTACCTGGATCGCGAG gatgcGTTCTTCTACTCCCTGGTGTACGACCCCCAGCAGAAGACCCTGCTGGCGGACAAGGGGGAGATCCGCGTGGGGAACAAGTACCAGGCTGACATCACGGACCTGCTCCCTGAGG gggaggacGATGGCAGGGAGCTGAccaagctggaggagagggtatGGGACCCCAGCAGTGTGCTcacagagaaacagatagaCCAGTTCCTGGTGGTGGCTCG gtctGTTGGTACGTTTGCCAGAGCTCTAGACTGCAGTAGTTCTGTTCGACAGCCTAGTCTTCATATGAGTGCAGCTGCTGCCTCCAGAGACATAACCTTG ttccaCGCCATGGATACACTCCACAAGACGGGCTATGACATGACGCGGGCCATCGCGGCGCTGGTGCCGCAGGGGGGGCCTGTGCTCTGCCGGGAcgagatggaggagtggagcGCCTCCGAGGCCAACCTGTTCGAGGAGGCGCTGGAGAAGTACGGCAAAGACTTCACCGATATCCAGCAAGACTTt CTGCCCTGGAAATCGCTGACCAGCATCATAGAGTACTACTACATGTGGAAGACAACCGACAGATATGTACAGCAG AAACGGTTAAAAGCGGCGGAGGCGGAGAGCAAGCTGAAACAGGTCTACATCCCCAACTA taaCAAGCCCAACCCCAACCAGCTCAGTGGCAGCAGTGTGAAGCCCGGCCTGGTGAACGGTGCTGCGCCTCCAGCTGCCGTACCCCCTgcagcccccgcagcccccgcagcccccgcagcccccggaGCCCCCGGAGCCCCTGGAGCCCCCGGAGCCCCTGGAGCCCCTGCAGCCGTCCCCGGGGCCCCCGGACAGACGCCTGGCCTGGGCCGGGCCTGCGAGAGCTGCTACA cctCCAGCTCATACCAGTGGTACTCGTGGGGCCCCCCCAACATGCAGTGTCGCCTCTGCGCCTCCTGCTGGACCTACTGGAAGAAGTACGGAGGGCTGAAGATGCCCACCAGACTGGACGGAGAGAGGCCCGGACCCAACCGCAAcaacatg AGCCCTCACGGTCTACCCATGAGGCATAGCGGCAGCCCCAAGTCAGCGGTGAAGACGCGGCAGGCGTTCTACCTCCAGACCACGGCGGTGACGCGCGCCGCCCGGCGGCTCTGCCAGGACATCATCCGGCCTCGCTTCCTGGCCCGCCACCCCTACCTGCCCCTCAACGCTGCCATCGTCAAGGCTGAAT GTGCTCTGCGTTTGCCGGACATGCCTAAGAAGGTCGTGCCTCTGAAGCCTGGGGTACGCAAGCCCCTGGAGACCGTCGTCAGGTACCTGg aggcccACCCGTGCCCCCCCAGACCGGATCCCCCTCGTGGCCCCACCATCTCCACAGGCAGCCTGACGCCCATCAAGTCATCCCCCATCCTGAACAACGGCTCCCCCACCATCCTGGGGAAACGCACCTACGAGCAGCACAACGGCCAGGAGG GTACCAAGCCCAAGACTATGACCCCCCAGTGGGACATCATGGGCAAGCGTGTGGCCGAGCCGGGCCGGGCCTCCGGACCCCCCATGCAGGACGAGGTGCATGAGCTGGACTGA